One Ammospiza caudacuta isolate bAmmCau1 chromosome 11, bAmmCau1.pri, whole genome shotgun sequence genomic window carries:
- the IWS1 gene encoding protein IWS1 homolog isoform X1: MDSHYYGGEQSDDGGATPVQDERDSGSDVEDEGNEQHSGSENGSVGHHSENEHSDGEDDGQGGEPHMTDSENEDNPRQKESDSDNEEPPNHNVSDSENEAAHGEKDSDSDTEDRPNRHLSDSENEETLNHRASDSDNGDPPRDHSSDFENEESHKQAASDSESEELQKQAASDSESEELLKQPASDSESEEPQKQPASDSESEDVSRHKQIESEDSDGEDRKEKVQNDSHHSDNEHVRKVFQGSDSEDEAPKRRKISDSDEDEKEEEKTVKRKTAILSDSEDDNEKTSAKKVRILSDAEESDSDAASEKSDKRKKNAVSDSEEEEEEGKEDAGKKKGKDLFGSDSESGNEQENLIADIFGESGDEEEEEFTGFNQEDLEEEKGDGDMKETADESDSDDNIKRGKHMDFMSDFDMMLQRKKSMSGKRRRNRDGGTFISDADDVVSAMIVKMNEAAEEDRQLNTQKKPALKKLTLLPTVVMHLKKQDLKETFIDSGVMSAIKEWLSPLPDRSLPALKIREELLKILQELPSVSQETLKHSGIGRAVMYLYKHPKESRPNKDMAGKLINEWSRPIFGLTSNYKGMTREEREQRDLEQMPHRRKMSSSGGQTPRRDLEKVLTGEEKALRPGDPGFCARARVPMPSNKDYVVRPKWNVEMESSRFQGTSKKGVSRLDKQMRKFTDIRKKSRTAHAVKISIEGNKMPL, from the exons ATGGACTCCCACTACTACGGCGGGGAGCAGTCAG ATGATGGAGGAGCTACTCCAGTGCAAGACGAGCGAGACTCAGGATCTGATGTGGAAGATGAAGGAAACGAACAACATTCTGGATCGGAGAATGGGAGTGTAGGGCACCATTCAGAG aatgAACACAGTGATGGAGAAGATGATGGGCAAGGCGGAGAGCCTCATATGACAGACTCTGAAAATGAAGATAACCCAAGGCAAAAAGAAAGTGACTCAGATAACGAGGAGCCCCCAAATCACAATGTGAGTGATTCAGAAAATGAAGCAGCTCATGGAGAGAAGGACAGTGACTCTGATACTGAGGACCGTCCAAACCGGCATTTAAGTGACTCTGAAAATGAAGAGACCTTAAATCATCGAGCGAGTGACTCTGACAATGGAGACCCTCCAAGGGATCACAGCAGTGATTTTGAAAATGAGGAATCACACAAGCAGGCAGCCAGCGACTCTGAGAGTGAGGAGCTCCAGAAGCAGGCAGCCAGCGACTCTGAGAGTGAGGAGCTCCTGAAGCAGCCAGCCAGTGACTCCGAGAGTGAAGAGCCTCAGAAGCAGCCAGCCAGCGACTCGGAGAGCGAGGATGTGTCCAGACACAAGCAGATAGAGTCTGAAGATAGCGATGGGGaggacaggaaggaaaaggtgcAGAATGACTCTCATCATTCAGATAATGAACATGTAAGGAAAGTATTTCAGGGCTCTGACAGTGAAGACGAAGCTCCTAAGAGACGTAAGATATCAGACAGTGATGAAgatgaaaaagaggaagaaaagacagTGAAGAGGAAAACAGCCATCCTTTCTGATAGTGAGGATGACAATGAGAAAACAT ctgcaaaaAAGGTACGAATCCTTTCTGATGCTGAAGAATCGGACAGTGACGCTGCTTCAGAGAAATCtgacaaaaggaagaaaaatgctgtATCCGAtagtgaggaggaggaagaagaaggaaaagaggatgctgggaagaaaaaagggaaagatcTGTTTGGCAGTGACAGTGAATCTGGAAATGAACAAGA GAACCTGATTGCAGATATATTTGGAGAATCTGgtgatgaggaagaggaggaatttACG GGTTTTAACCAGGAGGAtttggaggaagagaaaggtgATGGAGATATGAAGGAGACAGCAGATGAATCAGACTCTGATGATAACATCAAAAGAGGGAAGCA CATGGACTTCATGTCAGATTTTGACATGATGCTGCAGAGGAAGAAGAGCATGAGCGGCAAGCGCAGGCGGAACCGTGACGGGGGCACTTTCATCAGTGATGCAGATGATGTGGTCAGTGCCATGATTGTGAAGATGAATGAAGCTGCTGAG GAGGATCGTCAGCTGAATACGCAAAAGAAACCAGCactaaagaaattaactttGCTACCAACTGTAGTTATGCATCTTAAAAA GCAGGATCTCAAAGAAACTTTCATCGATAGTGGTGTTATGTCTGCCATCAAAGAGTGGCTTTCTCCTCTACCAGACCGAAGTCTGCCAGCACTAAAGATAAGAGAGGAGCTTCTGAAGATCCTGCAAGAG CTGCCCAGTGTGAGCCAGGAGACTCTGAAGCACAGTGGCATTGGACGGGCTGTGATGTACCTGTACAAACACCCCAAGGAGTCGAGACCGAACAAGGACATGGCTGGGAAGTTGATCA atgaATGGTCTCGACCCATTTTTGGCCTTACCTCAAACTACAAAGGCATGACCAGAGAAGAGAGAGAACAGAGAGATTTGGAACAGATGCCTCATCGAAGGAAAATGAGCAG cTCTGGTGGTCAGACTCCCCGTAGGGACCTGGAGAAAGTATTAACAGGAGAAGAAAA GGCTCTCAGGCCCGGGGACCCTGGGTTCTGTGCCCGTGCCAGGGTCCCAATGCCCTCCAACAAAGACTACGTCGTCAGGCCCAAGTGGAACGTGGAGATGGAGTCCTCCAGG ttccAGGGGACCTCTAAGAAAGGGGTGAGTCGACTGGACAAACAGATGCGGAAATTCAcagatatcaggaaaaaaagcagaacgGCCCATGCAGTGAAAATCAGCATTGAGGGCAATAAGATGCCATTGTGA
- the IWS1 gene encoding protein IWS1 homolog isoform X4, whose translation MTDSENEDNPRQKESDSDNEEPPNHNVSDSENEAAHGEKDSDSDTEDRPNRHLSDSENEETLNHRASDSDNGDPPRDHSSDFENEESHKQAASDSESEELQKQAASDSESEELLKQPASDSESEEPQKQPASDSESEDVSRHKQIESEDSDGEDRKEKVQNDSHHSDNEHVRKVFQGSDSEDEAPKRRKISDSDEDEKEEEKTVKRKTAILSDSEDDNEKTSAKKVRILSDAEESDSDAASEKSDKRKKNAVSDSEEEEEEGKEDAGKKKGKDLFGSDSESGNEQENLIADIFGESGDEEEEEFTGFNQEDLEEEKGDGDMKETADESDSDDNIKRGKHMDFMSDFDMMLQRKKSMSGKRRRNRDGGTFISDADDVVSAMIVKMNEAAEEDRQLNTQKKPALKKLTLLPTVVMHLKKQDLKETFIDSGVMSAIKEWLSPLPDRSLPALKIREELLKILQELPSVSQETLKHSGIGRAVMYLYKHPKESRPNKDMAGKLINEWSRPIFGLTSNYKGMTREEREQRDLEQMPHRRKMSSSGGQTPRRDLEKVLTGEEKALRPGDPGFCARARVPMPSNKDYVVRPKWNVEMESSRFQGTSKKGVSRLDKQMRKFTDIRKKSRTAHAVKISIEGNKMPL comes from the exons ATGACAGACTCTGAAAATGAAGATAACCCAAGGCAAAAAGAAAGTGACTCAGATAACGAGGAGCCCCCAAATCACAATGTGAGTGATTCAGAAAATGAAGCAGCTCATGGAGAGAAGGACAGTGACTCTGATACTGAGGACCGTCCAAACCGGCATTTAAGTGACTCTGAAAATGAAGAGACCTTAAATCATCGAGCGAGTGACTCTGACAATGGAGACCCTCCAAGGGATCACAGCAGTGATTTTGAAAATGAGGAATCACACAAGCAGGCAGCCAGCGACTCTGAGAGTGAGGAGCTCCAGAAGCAGGCAGCCAGCGACTCTGAGAGTGAGGAGCTCCTGAAGCAGCCAGCCAGTGACTCCGAGAGTGAAGAGCCTCAGAAGCAGCCAGCCAGCGACTCGGAGAGCGAGGATGTGTCCAGACACAAGCAGATAGAGTCTGAAGATAGCGATGGGGaggacaggaaggaaaaggtgcAGAATGACTCTCATCATTCAGATAATGAACATGTAAGGAAAGTATTTCAGGGCTCTGACAGTGAAGACGAAGCTCCTAAGAGACGTAAGATATCAGACAGTGATGAAgatgaaaaagaggaagaaaagacagTGAAGAGGAAAACAGCCATCCTTTCTGATAGTGAGGATGACAATGAGAAAACAT ctgcaaaaAAGGTACGAATCCTTTCTGATGCTGAAGAATCGGACAGTGACGCTGCTTCAGAGAAATCtgacaaaaggaagaaaaatgctgtATCCGAtagtgaggaggaggaagaagaaggaaaagaggatgctgggaagaaaaaagggaaagatcTGTTTGGCAGTGACAGTGAATCTGGAAATGAACAAGA GAACCTGATTGCAGATATATTTGGAGAATCTGgtgatgaggaagaggaggaatttACG GGTTTTAACCAGGAGGAtttggaggaagagaaaggtgATGGAGATATGAAGGAGACAGCAGATGAATCAGACTCTGATGATAACATCAAAAGAGGGAAGCA CATGGACTTCATGTCAGATTTTGACATGATGCTGCAGAGGAAGAAGAGCATGAGCGGCAAGCGCAGGCGGAACCGTGACGGGGGCACTTTCATCAGTGATGCAGATGATGTGGTCAGTGCCATGATTGTGAAGATGAATGAAGCTGCTGAG GAGGATCGTCAGCTGAATACGCAAAAGAAACCAGCactaaagaaattaactttGCTACCAACTGTAGTTATGCATCTTAAAAA GCAGGATCTCAAAGAAACTTTCATCGATAGTGGTGTTATGTCTGCCATCAAAGAGTGGCTTTCTCCTCTACCAGACCGAAGTCTGCCAGCACTAAAGATAAGAGAGGAGCTTCTGAAGATCCTGCAAGAG CTGCCCAGTGTGAGCCAGGAGACTCTGAAGCACAGTGGCATTGGACGGGCTGTGATGTACCTGTACAAACACCCCAAGGAGTCGAGACCGAACAAGGACATGGCTGGGAAGTTGATCA atgaATGGTCTCGACCCATTTTTGGCCTTACCTCAAACTACAAAGGCATGACCAGAGAAGAGAGAGAACAGAGAGATTTGGAACAGATGCCTCATCGAAGGAAAATGAGCAG cTCTGGTGGTCAGACTCCCCGTAGGGACCTGGAGAAAGTATTAACAGGAGAAGAAAA GGCTCTCAGGCCCGGGGACCCTGGGTTCTGTGCCCGTGCCAGGGTCCCAATGCCCTCCAACAAAGACTACGTCGTCAGGCCCAAGTGGAACGTGGAGATGGAGTCCTCCAGG ttccAGGGGACCTCTAAGAAAGGGGTGAGTCGACTGGACAAACAGATGCGGAAATTCAcagatatcaggaaaaaaagcagaacgGCCCATGCAGTGAAAATCAGCATTGAGGGCAATAAGATGCCATTGTGA
- the PROC gene encoding vitamin K-dependent protein C isoform X2 has translation MWKLLTVGLLLAACSSWGCCTSIFYSSKDANQVLRIQKRSNTFLEELKAGSVERECVEERCDFEEASEIFETKEETLNFWSKYVEVKYSNCSMDNGGCEHFCREDPAEQHRLCSCASGYQLKDDHTTCEPVVEFPCGRVKSDYIEAKADFNIRLIDGTVGRRGGSPWQIMLQNTKGMFLCGGVLIHPSWVLTAAHCLEEHKGFKVKLGKFRFRPEADEQTIWVDKWVTHENYTKTTSDNDIAMLHLAEHVMYYKYALPICLPTRNLAEQELMRSGKQAVVTGWGAMSEPNHTYAAFLRYIQIPIVPRNECAQAMHSQLSDNMLCAGSLGDRKDSCHGDSGGPMFTRYKDTWFLVGLVSWGEGCGRKGKFGVYTKVSQYLEWIQHHIDKSAPLKG, from the exons ATGTGGAAGCTCCtcactgtggggctgctgctggctgcctgctcttcctggggctgctgcacctCAA TATTTTACAGCAGTAAAGATGCAAACCAAGTCCTGAGAATCCAGAAGAGGTCAAACACTTTCCTGGAGGAGCTCAAGGCAGGCTCTGTGGAGCGTGAGTGTGTTGAAGAGCGCTGTGACTTTGAGGAGGCCAGTGAGATATTTGAAACCAAGGAAGAAACA CTAAATTTTTGGAGCAAGTATGTAG AGGTCAAATACAGCAACTGTTCCATGGACAACGGGGGCTGTGAACATTTCTGCAGGGAGGACCCTGCTGAGCAGCATCGCTTGTGCAGCTGTGCATCGGGGTATCAGCTCAAGGATGACCACACCACGTGTGAGCCTGTAG TGGAGTTCCCCTGTGGAAGAGTGAAGTCAGACTACATTGAAGCCAAAGCAGACTTCAATATTCGGCTCATTGATGGAACAGTTGGAAGAAGGGGAGGCAGCCCTTGGCAG ATTATGCTGCAAAATACCAAAGGGATGTTTCTGTGTGGGGGTGTTCTCATCCATCCATCTTGGGTCCTAACAGCAGCACACTGCCTTGAGGAACACAAGGGGTTCAAAGTTAAACTTG GTAAATTCCGTTTCCGTCCTGAGGCAGATGAGCAAACCATTTGGGTTGATAAATGGGTGACCCACGAAAATTACACCAAGACGACCTCAGATAATGACATAGCCATGCTGCACTTGGCTGAGCACGTGATGTATTACAAATACGCCCTCCCCATCTGCCTTCCCACCCGCAACCTGGCGGAACAGGAGCTGATGAGGAGCGGGAAGCAGGCGGTGGTGACGGGCTGGGGCGCCATGAGCGAGCCTAACCACACCTACGCCGCTTTCCTCAGGTACATCCAGATCCCCATCGTGCCCCGCAATGAGTGCGCCCAGGCCATGCACTCCCAGCTCTCTGACAACATGCTGTGTGCTGGGAGCCTGGGGGACAGGAAGGACTCctgccatggggacagtggCGGCCCCATGTTCACTAGATACAAGGATACTTGGTTTTTGGTAGGGCTGGTCAGCTGGGGTGAAGGCTGTGGAAGAAAGGGGAAATTTGGAGTCTACACCAAAGTTAGTCAGTACCTTGAGTGGATCCAGCACCACATAGATAAGTCAGCTCCTTTGAAGGGTTAA
- the IWS1 gene encoding protein IWS1 homolog isoform X3, whose product MDSHYYGGEQSDDGGATPVQDERDSGSDVEDEGNEQHSGSENGSVGHHSENEHSDGEDDGQGGEPHMTDSENEDNPRQKESDSDNEEPPNHNVSDSENEAAHGEKDSDSDTEDRPNRHLSDSENEETLNHRASDSDNGDPPRDHSSDFENEESHKQAASDSESEELQKQAASDSESEELLKQPASDSESEEPQKQPASDSESEDVSRHKQIESEDSDGEDRKEKVQNDSHHSDNEHVRKVFQGSDSEDEAPKRRKISDSDEDEKEEEKTVKRKTAILSDSEDDNEKTSAKKVRILSDAEESDSDAASEKSDKRKKNAVSDSEEEEEEGKEDAGKKKGKDLFGSDSESGNEQENLIADIFGESGDEEEEEFTGFNQEDLEEEKGDGDMKETADESDSDDNIKRGKHMDFMSDFDMMLQRKKSMSGKRRRNRDGGTFISDADDVVSAMIVKMNEAAEEDRQLNTQKKPALKKLTLLPTVVMHLKKQDLKETFIDSGVMSAIKEWLSPLPDRSLPALKIREELLKILQELPSVSQETLKHSGIGRAVMYLYKHPKESRPNKDMAGKLINEWSRPIFGLTSNYKGMTREEREQRDLEQMPHRRKMSSSGGQTPRRDLEKVLTGEEKALRPGDPGFCARARVPMPSNKDYVVRPKWNVEMESSRGTSKKGVSRLDKQMRKFTDIRKKSRTAHAVKISIEGNKMPL is encoded by the exons ATGGACTCCCACTACTACGGCGGGGAGCAGTCAG ATGATGGAGGAGCTACTCCAGTGCAAGACGAGCGAGACTCAGGATCTGATGTGGAAGATGAAGGAAACGAACAACATTCTGGATCGGAGAATGGGAGTGTAGGGCACCATTCAGAG aatgAACACAGTGATGGAGAAGATGATGGGCAAGGCGGAGAGCCTCATATGACAGACTCTGAAAATGAAGATAACCCAAGGCAAAAAGAAAGTGACTCAGATAACGAGGAGCCCCCAAATCACAATGTGAGTGATTCAGAAAATGAAGCAGCTCATGGAGAGAAGGACAGTGACTCTGATACTGAGGACCGTCCAAACCGGCATTTAAGTGACTCTGAAAATGAAGAGACCTTAAATCATCGAGCGAGTGACTCTGACAATGGAGACCCTCCAAGGGATCACAGCAGTGATTTTGAAAATGAGGAATCACACAAGCAGGCAGCCAGCGACTCTGAGAGTGAGGAGCTCCAGAAGCAGGCAGCCAGCGACTCTGAGAGTGAGGAGCTCCTGAAGCAGCCAGCCAGTGACTCCGAGAGTGAAGAGCCTCAGAAGCAGCCAGCCAGCGACTCGGAGAGCGAGGATGTGTCCAGACACAAGCAGATAGAGTCTGAAGATAGCGATGGGGaggacaggaaggaaaaggtgcAGAATGACTCTCATCATTCAGATAATGAACATGTAAGGAAAGTATTTCAGGGCTCTGACAGTGAAGACGAAGCTCCTAAGAGACGTAAGATATCAGACAGTGATGAAgatgaaaaagaggaagaaaagacagTGAAGAGGAAAACAGCCATCCTTTCTGATAGTGAGGATGACAATGAGAAAACAT ctgcaaaaAAGGTACGAATCCTTTCTGATGCTGAAGAATCGGACAGTGACGCTGCTTCAGAGAAATCtgacaaaaggaagaaaaatgctgtATCCGAtagtgaggaggaggaagaagaaggaaaagaggatgctgggaagaaaaaagggaaagatcTGTTTGGCAGTGACAGTGAATCTGGAAATGAACAAGA GAACCTGATTGCAGATATATTTGGAGAATCTGgtgatgaggaagaggaggaatttACG GGTTTTAACCAGGAGGAtttggaggaagagaaaggtgATGGAGATATGAAGGAGACAGCAGATGAATCAGACTCTGATGATAACATCAAAAGAGGGAAGCA CATGGACTTCATGTCAGATTTTGACATGATGCTGCAGAGGAAGAAGAGCATGAGCGGCAAGCGCAGGCGGAACCGTGACGGGGGCACTTTCATCAGTGATGCAGATGATGTGGTCAGTGCCATGATTGTGAAGATGAATGAAGCTGCTGAG GAGGATCGTCAGCTGAATACGCAAAAGAAACCAGCactaaagaaattaactttGCTACCAACTGTAGTTATGCATCTTAAAAA GCAGGATCTCAAAGAAACTTTCATCGATAGTGGTGTTATGTCTGCCATCAAAGAGTGGCTTTCTCCTCTACCAGACCGAAGTCTGCCAGCACTAAAGATAAGAGAGGAGCTTCTGAAGATCCTGCAAGAG CTGCCCAGTGTGAGCCAGGAGACTCTGAAGCACAGTGGCATTGGACGGGCTGTGATGTACCTGTACAAACACCCCAAGGAGTCGAGACCGAACAAGGACATGGCTGGGAAGTTGATCA atgaATGGTCTCGACCCATTTTTGGCCTTACCTCAAACTACAAAGGCATGACCAGAGAAGAGAGAGAACAGAGAGATTTGGAACAGATGCCTCATCGAAGGAAAATGAGCAG cTCTGGTGGTCAGACTCCCCGTAGGGACCTGGAGAAAGTATTAACAGGAGAAGAAAA GGCTCTCAGGCCCGGGGACCCTGGGTTCTGTGCCCGTGCCAGGGTCCCAATGCCCTCCAACAAAGACTACGTCGTCAGGCCCAAGTGGAACGTGGAGATGGAGTCCTCCAGG GGGACCTCTAAGAAAGGGGTGAGTCGACTGGACAAACAGATGCGGAAATTCAcagatatcaggaaaaaaagcagaacgGCCCATGCAGTGAAAATCAGCATTGAGGGCAATAAGATGCCATTGTGA
- the PROC gene encoding vitamin K-dependent protein C isoform X1: protein MWKLLTVGLLLAACSSWGCCTSIFYSSKDANQVLRIQKRSNTFLEELKAGSVERECVEERCDFEEASEIFETKEETLNFWSKYVDGDQCKPNPCSNGTCKDSIGKFSCICNKGWEGVLCSYEVKYSNCSMDNGGCEHFCREDPAEQHRLCSCASGYQLKDDHTTCEPVVEFPCGRVKSDYIEAKADFNIRLIDGTVGRRGGSPWQIMLQNTKGMFLCGGVLIHPSWVLTAAHCLEEHKGFKVKLGKFRFRPEADEQTIWVDKWVTHENYTKTTSDNDIAMLHLAEHVMYYKYALPICLPTRNLAEQELMRSGKQAVVTGWGAMSEPNHTYAAFLRYIQIPIVPRNECAQAMHSQLSDNMLCAGSLGDRKDSCHGDSGGPMFTRYKDTWFLVGLVSWGEGCGRKGKFGVYTKVSQYLEWIQHHIDKSAPLKG from the exons ATGTGGAAGCTCCtcactgtggggctgctgctggctgcctgctcttcctggggctgctgcacctCAA TATTTTACAGCAGTAAAGATGCAAACCAAGTCCTGAGAATCCAGAAGAGGTCAAACACTTTCCTGGAGGAGCTCAAGGCAGGCTCTGTGGAGCGTGAGTGTGTTGAAGAGCGCTGTGACTTTGAGGAGGCCAGTGAGATATTTGAAACCAAGGAAGAAACA CTAAATTTTTGGAGCAAGTATGTAG ATGGAGATCAGTGTAAACCAAATCCTTGTTCCAATGGGACCTGCAAGGACAGTATTGGAAAATTTTCCTGCATCTGTAACAAAggctgggagggggttttgtgCAGTTATG AGGTCAAATACAGCAACTGTTCCATGGACAACGGGGGCTGTGAACATTTCTGCAGGGAGGACCCTGCTGAGCAGCATCGCTTGTGCAGCTGTGCATCGGGGTATCAGCTCAAGGATGACCACACCACGTGTGAGCCTGTAG TGGAGTTCCCCTGTGGAAGAGTGAAGTCAGACTACATTGAAGCCAAAGCAGACTTCAATATTCGGCTCATTGATGGAACAGTTGGAAGAAGGGGAGGCAGCCCTTGGCAG ATTATGCTGCAAAATACCAAAGGGATGTTTCTGTGTGGGGGTGTTCTCATCCATCCATCTTGGGTCCTAACAGCAGCACACTGCCTTGAGGAACACAAGGGGTTCAAAGTTAAACTTG GTAAATTCCGTTTCCGTCCTGAGGCAGATGAGCAAACCATTTGGGTTGATAAATGGGTGACCCACGAAAATTACACCAAGACGACCTCAGATAATGACATAGCCATGCTGCACTTGGCTGAGCACGTGATGTATTACAAATACGCCCTCCCCATCTGCCTTCCCACCCGCAACCTGGCGGAACAGGAGCTGATGAGGAGCGGGAAGCAGGCGGTGGTGACGGGCTGGGGCGCCATGAGCGAGCCTAACCACACCTACGCCGCTTTCCTCAGGTACATCCAGATCCCCATCGTGCCCCGCAATGAGTGCGCCCAGGCCATGCACTCCCAGCTCTCTGACAACATGCTGTGTGCTGGGAGCCTGGGGGACAGGAAGGACTCctgccatggggacagtggCGGCCCCATGTTCACTAGATACAAGGATACTTGGTTTTTGGTAGGGCTGGTCAGCTGGGGTGAAGGCTGTGGAAGAAAGGGGAAATTTGGAGTCTACACCAAAGTTAGTCAGTACCTTGAGTGGATCCAGCACCACATAGATAAGTCAGCTCCTTTGAAGGGTTAA
- the IWS1 gene encoding protein IWS1 homolog isoform X2 → MDSHYYGGEQSDDGGATPVQDERDSGSDVEDEGNEQHSGSENGSVGHHSENEHSDGEDDGQGGEPHMTDSENEDNPRQKESDSDNEEPPNHNVSDSENEAAHGEKDSDSDTEDRPNRHLSDSENEETLNHRASDSDNGDPPRDHSSDFENEESHKQAASDSESEELQKQAASDSESEELLKQPASDSESEEPQKQPASDSESEDVSRHKQIESEDSDGEDRKEKVQNDSHHSDNEHVRKVFQGSDSEDEAPKRRKISDSDEDEKEEEKTVKRKTAILSDSEDDNEKTSAKKVRILSDAEESDSDAASEKSDKRKKNAVSDSEEEEEEGKEDAGKKKGKDLFGSDSESGNEQENLIADIFGESGDEEEEEFTGFNQEDLEEEKGDGDMKETADESDSDDNIKRGKHMDFMSDFDMMLQRKKSMSGKRRRNRDGGTFISDADDVVSAMIVKMNEAAEEDRQLNTQKKPALKKLTLLPTVVMHLKKQDLKETFIDSGVMSAIKEWLSPLPDRSLPALKIREELLKILQELPSVSQETLKHSGIGRAVMYLYKHPKESRPNKDMAGKLINEWSRPIFGLTSNYKGMTREEREQRDLEQMPHRRKMSSSGGQTPRRDLEKVLTGEEKALRPGDPGFCARARVPMPSNKDYVVRPKWNVEMESSRPGTIKRGISRLEKHKRRFAEQKRLSKVHRAIKFSIEGNRMPL, encoded by the exons ATGGACTCCCACTACTACGGCGGGGAGCAGTCAG ATGATGGAGGAGCTACTCCAGTGCAAGACGAGCGAGACTCAGGATCTGATGTGGAAGATGAAGGAAACGAACAACATTCTGGATCGGAGAATGGGAGTGTAGGGCACCATTCAGAG aatgAACACAGTGATGGAGAAGATGATGGGCAAGGCGGAGAGCCTCATATGACAGACTCTGAAAATGAAGATAACCCAAGGCAAAAAGAAAGTGACTCAGATAACGAGGAGCCCCCAAATCACAATGTGAGTGATTCAGAAAATGAAGCAGCTCATGGAGAGAAGGACAGTGACTCTGATACTGAGGACCGTCCAAACCGGCATTTAAGTGACTCTGAAAATGAAGAGACCTTAAATCATCGAGCGAGTGACTCTGACAATGGAGACCCTCCAAGGGATCACAGCAGTGATTTTGAAAATGAGGAATCACACAAGCAGGCAGCCAGCGACTCTGAGAGTGAGGAGCTCCAGAAGCAGGCAGCCAGCGACTCTGAGAGTGAGGAGCTCCTGAAGCAGCCAGCCAGTGACTCCGAGAGTGAAGAGCCTCAGAAGCAGCCAGCCAGCGACTCGGAGAGCGAGGATGTGTCCAGACACAAGCAGATAGAGTCTGAAGATAGCGATGGGGaggacaggaaggaaaaggtgcAGAATGACTCTCATCATTCAGATAATGAACATGTAAGGAAAGTATTTCAGGGCTCTGACAGTGAAGACGAAGCTCCTAAGAGACGTAAGATATCAGACAGTGATGAAgatgaaaaagaggaagaaaagacagTGAAGAGGAAAACAGCCATCCTTTCTGATAGTGAGGATGACAATGAGAAAACAT ctgcaaaaAAGGTACGAATCCTTTCTGATGCTGAAGAATCGGACAGTGACGCTGCTTCAGAGAAATCtgacaaaaggaagaaaaatgctgtATCCGAtagtgaggaggaggaagaagaaggaaaagaggatgctgggaagaaaaaagggaaagatcTGTTTGGCAGTGACAGTGAATCTGGAAATGAACAAGA GAACCTGATTGCAGATATATTTGGAGAATCTGgtgatgaggaagaggaggaatttACG GGTTTTAACCAGGAGGAtttggaggaagagaaaggtgATGGAGATATGAAGGAGACAGCAGATGAATCAGACTCTGATGATAACATCAAAAGAGGGAAGCA CATGGACTTCATGTCAGATTTTGACATGATGCTGCAGAGGAAGAAGAGCATGAGCGGCAAGCGCAGGCGGAACCGTGACGGGGGCACTTTCATCAGTGATGCAGATGATGTGGTCAGTGCCATGATTGTGAAGATGAATGAAGCTGCTGAG GAGGATCGTCAGCTGAATACGCAAAAGAAACCAGCactaaagaaattaactttGCTACCAACTGTAGTTATGCATCTTAAAAA GCAGGATCTCAAAGAAACTTTCATCGATAGTGGTGTTATGTCTGCCATCAAAGAGTGGCTTTCTCCTCTACCAGACCGAAGTCTGCCAGCACTAAAGATAAGAGAGGAGCTTCTGAAGATCCTGCAAGAG CTGCCCAGTGTGAGCCAGGAGACTCTGAAGCACAGTGGCATTGGACGGGCTGTGATGTACCTGTACAAACACCCCAAGGAGTCGAGACCGAACAAGGACATGGCTGGGAAGTTGATCA atgaATGGTCTCGACCCATTTTTGGCCTTACCTCAAACTACAAAGGCATGACCAGAGAAGAGAGAGAACAGAGAGATTTGGAACAGATGCCTCATCGAAGGAAAATGAGCAG cTCTGGTGGTCAGACTCCCCGTAGGGACCTGGAGAAAGTATTAACAGGAGAAGAAAA GGCTCTCAGGCCCGGGGACCCTGGGTTCTGTGCCCGTGCCAGGGTCCCAATGCCCTCCAACAAAGACTACGTCGTCAGGCCCAAGTGGAACGTGGAGATGGAGTCCTCCAGG CCCGGGACTATTAAGAGAGGTATTAGTCGCTTGGAAAAGCACAAGAGACGGTTTGCTGAACAGAAACGACTCAGCAAAGTGCATCGGGCCATCAAGTTCAGCATTGAAGGCAACAGGATGCCCCTGTAG